From Zingiber officinale cultivar Zhangliang chromosome 5B, Zo_v1.1, whole genome shotgun sequence, the proteins below share one genomic window:
- the LOC121987132 gene encoding LOB domain-containing protein 25-like, whose protein sequence is MDSRVFEAAYRSPSPPIPVHPPLPVSTPPPPLSSLHVSVVDDHSPYSSSYESVSSKACAACRFRRQKCNGDCLLAPFFPAADESRFQKAHRLFGVSKMKKILEPLLPRQRAVAMATMIYESEVHAASPDTGCLDIILYLHSQIERRAAHLDLLRRRHLSLLPSPTPALGTVIAGKGEIIIPPTTTGNLKRRCQDLPENDQKKQRIG, encoded by the coding sequence ATGGATTCCAGGGTTTTCGAGGCCGCCTATCGCTCCCCTTCTCCACCTATTCCTGTTCATCCGCCGCTGCCCGTTTCAACGCCGCCTCCACCTTTGTCGTCGTTGCATGTCTCTGTTGTGGATGATCATTCGCCGTATTCCTCCTCCTACGAATCTGTGTCGTCCAAAGCCTGCGCCGCTTGTAGATTCCGTCGCCAGAAGTGCAACGGCGACTGCCTTCTCGCCCCGTTTTTCCCTGCGGCAGACGAAAGTAGGTTCCAAAAGGCTCACCGTCTGTTCGGCGTCAGCAAGATGAAGAAGATCCTGGAGCCCCTCCTCCCCCGTCAACGCGCCGTCGCCATGGCGACCATGATTTATGAGTCAGAGGTCCACGCCGCCAGTCCGGACACAGGATGTCTCGACATCATCCTCTATTTGCACAGTCAGATCGAGCGAAGAGCCGCTCATCTTGACCTCCTCCGACGGCGGCATCTTTCGCTCCTCCCTTCTCCTACGCCCGCTTTGGGCACTGTCATCGCCGGAAAAGGTGAAATAATCATTCCACCTACTACTACCGGCAATCTCAAGCGCCGTTGCCAGGATCTTCCGGAGAATGATCAGAAGAAGCAGAGGATTGGCTGA
- the LOC121987133 gene encoding LOB domain-containing protein 22-like, translating into MDSRVSAVNRSSYPPPLLPPPTTPPPSFPTTTEVLASVPPPYSSSDADYETTEVLVSVLSPYSPPTHESASKACAACRFRRQKCKGDYLLAPFFPAADESRFQKAHRLLGVSKMKKILESLLPHQRAVAMATMIYESEVHAASPDTGCLDIILQLHSQIE; encoded by the coding sequence ATGGATTCAAGGGTTTCTGCCGTCAATCGCTCCTCTTATCCACCTCCGCTGCTGCCGCCACCGACAACGCCGCCTCCTTCCTTCCCAACGACTACTGAAGTTCTGGCTTCTGTGCCGCCGCCATATTCCTCCTCCGACGCCGACTACGAGACTACCGAAGTCCTGGTTTCTGTGCTGTCGCCATATTCCCCTCCTACGCACGAATCCGCGTCCAAAGCCTGTGCAGCTTGCAGATTTCGCCGCCAGAAGTGCAAAGGCGACTACCTTCTCGCCCCGTTTTTCCCTGCGGCAGACGAAAGTAGATTCCAAAAGGCTCACCGTCTGCTCGGCGTCAGCAAGATGAAGAAGATCTTGGAGTCCCTCCTCCCCCATCAACGTGCCGTCGCCATGGCAACCATGATTTACGAGTCAGAGGTCCACGCCGCCAGTCCGGACACAGGATGTCTCGACATCATCCTCCAATTGCACAGTCAGATCGAGTGA
- the LOC121987134 gene encoding pentatricopeptide repeat-containing protein At5g03800-like — MLNAFVEFGLVESAVQVFDQMPERNCVTYNALLAGFCHNREGSRGLEIFQWMLLNGLEISDFTLTSAMNACALVTDMKKSEQIHAFLIKSGCKLSAWIEAALLDINGQHNEALSLFQLGIVRNDLMIMDEFSYSAVLALCGTLGFAEMGQQIHCVIVKSGVLSDLEVGNALFSMFAKCGNLEDSITLFSQMPQHDIVSSGIIALPEPRQALMVSHWPGTSLPRDVMSVKRFENLQSLSIVNNIKLLEWNWLIHFFD; from the exons ATGCTTAATGCGTTTGTGGAATTTGGTTTAGTTGAATCTGCTGTTCAGGTTTTTGATCAAATGCCCGAGAGGAATTGTGTGACTTATAATGCTCTTTTAGCTGGGTTTTGTCATAATAGAGAAGGTTCTCGAGGTCTAGAAATTTTTCAGTGGATGTTGCTAAATGGCTTGGAGATTTCAGATTTTACGCTGACTAGTGCTATGAACGCTTGTGCCTTGGTCACTGATATGAAGAAGAGTGAGCAGATTCATGCTTTCTTGATTAAATCTGGCTGTAAATTGAGTGCTTGGATTGAAGCTGCTTTACTCGATAT AAACGGGCAGCATAATGAAGCTTTGTCTCTTTTCCAACTAGGGATAGTGAGAAATGACCTAATGATTATGGATGAATTCTCGTACTCAGCAGTCCTTGCATTATGTGGTACCTTAGGTTTTGCAGAAATGGGGCAGCAAATTCACTGTGTCATTGTTAAGTCTGGTGTATTATCTGATCTAGAAGTTGGGAATGCTCTGTTCAGTATGTTTGCCAAGTGTGGGAACTTGGAAGATTCCATTACTCTCTTTAGCCAAATGCCTCAGCATGACATTGTGTCAAGTGGAATCATA GCATTGCCTGAGCCAAGGCAAGCACTAATGGTGTCACATTGGCCTGGGACTTCACTTCCAAGAGATGTCATGTCTGTAAAAAGATTTGAGAACTTACAATCATTG TCTATTGTGAACAATATCAAACTGTTGGAGTGGAATTGGCTTATACATTTCTTTGATTGA
- the LOC121987135 gene encoding protein LATERAL ORGAN BOUNDARIES-like — MDSRVFEAAYRSPSPPIPVHPPLPVSTPPPPLSSLHVSVVDDHSPYSSSYESVSSKACAACRFRRQKCNGDCLLAPFFPAADESRFQKAHRLFGVSKMKKILEPLLPRQRAVAMATMIYESEVHAASPGTGCLDIILYLHSQIERRAAHLDHLRRRHLSLLPSPTPALGTVIAGNGEIIIPPTTTGNLKRRCQDVPENDQKKQRIG, encoded by the coding sequence ATGGATTCCAGGGTTTTCGAGGCCGCCTATCGCTCCCCTTCTCCACCTATTCCTGTTCATCCGCCGCTGCCCGTTTCAACGCCGCCTCCACCTTTGTCGTCGTTGCATGTCTCTGTTGTGGATGATCATTCGCCGTATTCCTCCTCCTACGAATCTGTGTCGTCCAAAGCCTGCGCCGCTTGTAGATTCCGTCGCCAGAAGTGCAACGGCGACTGCCTTCTCGCCCCGTTTTTCCCTGCGGCAGACGAAAGTAGGTTCCAAAAGGCTCACCGTTTGTTCGGCGTCAGCAAGATGAAGAAGATCCTGGAGCCCCTCCTCCCCCGTCAACGCGCCGTCGCCATGGCGACCATGATTTATGAGTCAGAGGTCCACGCCGCCAGTCCGGGCACAGGATGTCTCGACATCATCCTCTATTTGCACAGTCAGATCGAGCGGAGAGCCGCTCATCTCGACCACCTCCGACGGCGGCATCTTTCGCTCCTGCCTTCTCCTACGCCCGCATTGGGCACTGTCATCGCCGGAAACGGTGAAATAATCATTCCACCTACTACCACCGGCAATCTCAAGCGCCGTTGCCAGGATGTTCCAGAGAATGATCAGAAGAAGCAGAGGATTGGCTGA